In Babylonia areolata isolate BAREFJ2019XMU chromosome 10, ASM4173473v1, whole genome shotgun sequence, the following proteins share a genomic window:
- the LOC143286322 gene encoding receptor-type guanylate cyclase gcy-13-like gives MAFNFNKKYPRATPDQTHRNLLIAVCGRFKWKRVAMVSSSGPMTTAVSDFFKELLREESDFYLVRHFSNVSRISSDAAIVRRLALISEEARIVFLVIPETEVRRYLLHAFDMGMTTGEYQFLYVQPYISDDDEVDRIRSQQFWKRDDGRDDDAKTAYRSLIVLTYSFILRWNINSKETAAITDDVFSGYRNEMPPYAEPDRYSRFLHDAFYLYSLAYNRSHTSNLTSSGEDIFRMVSNIRFTGLTGDVHMNNNADRLPSFLLWDMGPDMSFRIVIRVKYDVLPNGTVFINFTTSNNIFWGNGQSWFDGYVPADVPACGFNNEKCPPGNISRHLRDLFWELPRRQARPRRNVMTSRPQHPSRHSHLRFAEHYNPWWNRYETLYNY, from the exons ATGGCATTTAATTTTAATAAAAAGTACCCGCGTGCCACACCCGATCAAACTCACC GCAATCTTCTGATCGCGGTGTGCGGACGCTTCAAGTGGAAACGGGTGGCCATGGTCTCCTCCAGCGGGCCCATGACCACGGCCGTGTCCGACTTCTTCAAGGAGCTTCTGCGGGAGGAGTCGGACTTCTACCTGGTGCGCCACTTCAGTAACGTCAGCAGGATCTCCTCGGACGCCGCCATCGTCCGTCGCTTGGCTCTCATCAGTGAGGAGGCTAgaa TCGTATTTTTGGTCATACCGGAAACGGAAGTCCGCCGCTATCTGCTGCACGCGTTCGACATGGGCATGACGACAGGGGAGTACCAGTTCCTGTACGTGCAGCCCTACATCTCGGACGATGACGAAGTGGATAGGATACGATCCCAGCAGTTCTGGAAGCGTGACGACGGTCGAGACGATGATGCCAAGACCGCCTATCGCTCTTTGATCGTT TTGACGTACTCCTTCATCCTGCGGTggaacatcaacagcaaagaaacggCGGCCATCACCGATGACGTCTTCTCGGGCTACAGGAATGAGATGCCCCCCTATGCCGAG cctgaCCGTTATTCCCGTTTCCTGCACGACGCTTTCTACCTGTACTCCCTGGCCTACAACCGTTCCCACACCTCCAACCTCACCAGCTCTGGAGAGGACATCTTTCGCATGGTCTCCAACATCAGATTTACCG GACTGACGGGCGACGTGCACATGAACAACAACGCGGACCGCCTGCCGTCCTTCCTGCTGTGGGACATGGGCCCCGATATGAGCTTCCGCATCGTCATCAGGGTCAAGTACGACGTCCTGCCCAACGGCACTGTCTtcatc AAtttcaccaccagcaacaacatctTCTGGGGGAACGGGCAGTCCTGGTTCGACGGGTACGTGCCAGCCGACGTGCCTGCGTGTGGCTTCAACAACGAAAAGTGtcctccag GTAACATCAGCAGACACCTGCGGGACCTCTTCTGGGAGCTCCCACGACGACAGGCAAGGCCAAGGCGCAACGTGATGACCTCGAGACCCCAGCATCCCTCCCGCCACAGCCACCTGCGCTTCGCTGAGCATTATAACCCCTGGTGGAACCGCTACGAAACACTGTATAATTACTAA